The Coprobacter tertius genome includes a region encoding these proteins:
- a CDS encoding DUF721 domain-containing protein translates to MERKDAEPIGEIIAKLLKDQNLETKINETRVIKAWGSIFGNTVASYTTGLSIKNKILYVKLSSSVLRNELSMSRNILIERLNNHVGCEVITNIIFK, encoded by the coding sequence ATGGAACGAAAAGACGCAGAACCGATCGGTGAAATCATCGCAAAATTATTAAAAGACCAAAACCTCGAAACAAAAATAAATGAGACAAGAGTTATCAAAGCATGGGGATCGATTTTCGGGAACACGGTAGCCAGTTACACAACTGGTCTTTCGATCAAAAATAAGATACTATATGTAAAACTTTCTTCGTCAGTCTTACGAAACGAGCTTTCTATGAGTCGTAATATCCTCATCGAAAGACTGAACAATCATGTCGGCTGCGAGGTTATTACAAATATAATTTTCAAATAA
- a CDS encoding histone H1 has product MKELLEKIYSEWDAFAKDADALVTKGNKSAGQRARKTSLNIAALLKEFRAVSIEESKK; this is encoded by the coding sequence ATGAAAGAATTATTGGAAAAAATTTACAGTGAATGGGATGCATTTGCAAAAGATGCGGATGCATTGGTAACTAAAGGGAATAAATCAGCCGGACAAAGAGCCCGCAAAACATCTCTTAATATCGCCGCATTATTAAAAGAATTCCGTGCCGTTTCTATCGAAGAATCAAAAAAATAA
- the ribH gene encoding 6,7-dimethyl-8-ribityllumazine synthase encodes MATAYQNLSSYDPEKVPDASKMRVAIVCAEWNSDVTEKLLEGACDALEKHGVKSENILLARVPGTFELTFGAQQMAETYAPDAVIVLGCVVRGDTPHFDYVCQGVTTGITKLNTLFGMPFIFGVLTTDNMQQALDRAGGKYGNKGVEAAITAIKMHDFVCKLK; translated from the coding sequence ATGGCAACTGCTTATCAGAACTTATCGTCTTATGATCCTGAAAAAGTACCCGATGCATCGAAAATGCGTGTAGCTATCGTTTGTGCCGAATGGAATTCGGATGTTACTGAAAAATTGCTGGAAGGCGCTTGCGACGCATTGGAAAAACATGGAGTTAAAAGTGAGAATATATTACTTGCCCGGGTTCCTGGCACGTTCGAACTTACTTTTGGAGCTCAACAAATGGCCGAAACTTATGCTCCAGATGCAGTTATCGTACTGGGATGTGTGGTAAGAGGAGATACGCCTCATTTCGATTATGTATGTCAGGGTGTAACGACCGGTATCACGAAGTTGAATACTTTATTTGGTATGCCTTTTATTTTCGGTGTTTTAACAACCGATAATATGCAACAAGCCTTGGATAGGGCCGGAGGAAAATATGGGAATAAGGGAGTTGAAGCAGCCATTACGGCAATAAAAATGCATGATTTTGTTTGTAAGTTAAAATAA
- a CDS encoding DMT family transporter, translating to MNTKVKGYTLGAIAAATYGMNPLFALPLYKTGMDPDSVLFFRYLFAIPILGIMIKARGRNFKLKQKEIVPLIIMGLLIALSSLTLFQSYNYMDAGIASTLLFVYPIIVALIMAFGFKEKLTLQTFLCILLALGGIALLYKSSDGSTLSLIGTILVLVSALSYAIYIVGVNQSTLKNVATLKLTFYVLLFGLSLFLVRVDFGKSLYIVDKWYLWGNLLALAIFPTAISFLCTTSAIQYIGSTPTAILGALEPVTAVFFGVTLFGETLTPRICCGILLIILAVTLIIAGGNITTYLIRFRKLFPKLPLKKKKRF from the coding sequence ATGAATACAAAAGTAAAAGGATATACTTTGGGAGCGATTGCCGCAGCGACATACGGAATGAATCCGCTGTTTGCCCTTCCTTTATACAAAACTGGCATGGATCCCGATTCGGTACTATTTTTCAGATATCTTTTTGCCATCCCCATATTAGGTATTATGATTAAGGCAAGGGGCCGTAACTTCAAACTCAAACAGAAAGAAATCGTACCGCTTATCATCATGGGGTTACTCATTGCTCTCTCCTCCCTCACTCTTTTTCAGAGCTATAATTACATGGATGCCGGTATCGCTTCTACGTTACTTTTTGTTTATCCGATCATCGTTGCTCTGATTATGGCTTTCGGATTTAAAGAAAAATTAACACTACAAACTTTTTTATGTATTTTATTGGCATTAGGAGGTATCGCCCTTCTTTACAAAAGCAGTGACGGCTCTACTCTTAGCCTTATCGGGACAATACTGGTATTGGTCTCGGCGTTGTCCTACGCGATTTATATTGTTGGAGTAAATCAGTCGACCCTAAAAAATGTCGCAACCCTAAAACTCACATTTTACGTATTGCTTTTCGGGCTCAGTTTATTTTTGGTGAGGGTCGATTTCGGGAAAAGCCTATATATCGTCGATAAATGGTATTTATGGGGAAACCTCCTTGCTCTGGCGATTTTTCCTACTGCCATCTCCTTTCTGTGTACGACAAGTGCCATTCAATATATCGGTTCTACTCCAACAGCGATTCTCGGAGCTTTAGAACCGGTCACCGCCGTTTTTTTCGGCGTTACTTTATTCGGAGAAACTTTAACACCCAGAATATGCTGCGGAATATTGTTGATTATCTTGGCCGTTACCCTTATTATAGCCGGCGGCAATATTACCACTTATCTGATTCGGTTCAGGAAACTGTTTCCTAAACTTCCCCTAAAAAAGAAGAAACGCTTTTAA
- a CDS encoding tetratricopeptide repeat protein — protein sequence MSQEKKEIDELDKVNAALSNSEQFIQKYQKPILLVVLAIVIVVSAAIAIHHFYALPREEKAEAEMFKGVFYFEKDSFQLAIDGNGSDFVGFKAIADDYSSSNAGNLAAAYTGISLYNLGKYDEAIDYLKKFDADEEYIAPSIIGTIGDCYVNMDKLDDAIGYFEKAAKKADNEVLSPIYLKKAATVFEKQNKYDKALKAYQTIKEKYPKSVMARDIDKYIDRAEAKTK from the coding sequence ATGTCACAAGAAAAGAAAGAAATTGACGAATTAGACAAAGTGAATGCCGCTCTTTCGAATTCCGAGCAATTTATCCAAAAGTATCAGAAACCTATTTTATTGGTTGTATTAGCAATCGTGATTGTCGTTTCGGCAGCTATTGCTATACATCATTTTTATGCTTTGCCCCGAGAAGAAAAAGCAGAGGCAGAAATGTTCAAAGGCGTATTCTATTTCGAAAAAGATTCGTTTCAGTTAGCTATCGATGGTAACGGATCTGATTTTGTCGGTTTCAAAGCGATTGCCGATGATTATAGTTCTTCAAATGCAGGTAATCTTGCCGCAGCATATACAGGGATAAGTTTATATAATCTCGGTAAATATGATGAAGCTATCGATTACCTGAAAAAATTCGATGCCGATGAAGAGTATATTGCTCCATCTATTATCGGTACTATTGGTGACTGTTATGTAAATATGGATAAGTTGGACGATGCGATCGGCTATTTTGAAAAAGCGGCAAAGAAAGCCGATAATGAAGTTCTTAGTCCGATTTATTTGAAAAAAGCTGCGACTGTATTCGAAAAGCAAAATAAATATGACAAAGCTTTAAAAGCTTATCAGACTATTAAAGAGAAATATCCGAAATCTGTAATGGCTCGCGATATCGATAAATATATCGATCGTGCCGAGGCCAAAACTAAATAA
- a CDS encoding acyl-CoA thioesterase encodes MQTFDFKHILPLQIRFNDIDALGHVNNSVYFSFYDLGKSSYFEAVEKGPIDWRATDIVIANVHADFLAPIFMHNKIAVRTAVAEIGNKSLRMVQQIIDTDKGDIKSECTTIMVGFDPKTSEAKEISNEWRSKISLFEERDVNRIH; translated from the coding sequence ATGCAAACATTTGATTTTAAACATATTCTTCCATTACAAATAAGATTCAACGATATCGATGCCTTGGGGCATGTCAATAACTCGGTTTATTTTTCATTTTACGACCTCGGCAAATCATCCTATTTCGAAGCTGTAGAAAAAGGCCCTATCGACTGGAGAGCGACAGACATTGTTATAGCTAATGTACACGCCGATTTTCTGGCTCCGATATTTATGCACAACAAAATCGCCGTACGTACAGCTGTCGCTGAAATAGGGAATAAAAGCCTGCGTATGGTACAACAGATCATAGATACCGATAAGGGAGATATAAAATCGGAATGTACGACGATTATGGTAGGATTCGATCCTAAAACTTCAGAAGCAAAAGAAATATCGAATGAATGGAGATCGAAAATTTCTCTGTTTGAAGAAAGAGATGTTAACCGGATACATTAA
- the xseB gene encoding exodeoxyribonuclease VII small subunit, with product MAEKKKQTYTEAIAELEGIVARIQNEECSIDDLKEYTSRSLALLRFCKEKLFETDEELKKILGELDA from the coding sequence ATGGCAGAGAAAAAAAAACAAACCTATACTGAGGCGATCGCTGAACTAGAGGGAATCGTTGCGCGCATTCAAAATGAAGAATGCAGTATCGACGATCTTAAAGAATATACTTCGAGATCTTTGGCGTTGTTGCGTTTTTGTAAAGAAAAATTATTTGAGACCGACGAAGAATTAAAAAAGATACTGGGAGAATTGGATGCCTGA
- the gltX gene encoding glutamate--tRNA ligase: MSERRVRVRFAPSPTGALHIGGVRTALYNYLFAKQHGGDMVLRIEDTDSHRFVPGAEAYIIEALEWLGIHFDEGVSYGGKYAPYRQSERKDLYRKYVDRLLEAGKAYIAFDTPEELEAKRKEIPNFQYDASTRLQMRNSLTLGDEETKRLIGEGEQYVVRIKIEPGEDILVNDLIRGEVVINSTILDDKVLYKSADNLPTYHLANIVDDHLMEITHVIRGEEWLPSAPLHVLLYRSLGWEDTMPRFAHLPLLLKPDGNGKLSKRDGDRLGFPVFPLEWKDPKTGDISSGYRESGYLPEAVVNFLALLGWNPGNDQEIMSMDELVKLFSLDRCSRSGAKFDYEKGKWFNHKYIQLKSNEELADLFIPELKAKGIDTDREKVVKVVAVMKSRINFVKELWDQSYFFFVAPTSYDEKTVKKRWKEDSALLLTELTGILNEIEDFENAETAEIIVKEWIENKGYHLGNIMNAFRLALVGESKGPQMFDITSILGKEETLKRLSKAIETLG; this comes from the coding sequence ATGTCAGAAAGAAGAGTGAGGGTACGTTTCGCACCGAGTCCAACCGGAGCATTGCATATCGGTGGAGTAAGAACAGCATTATATAATTATCTGTTTGCTAAGCAGCATGGGGGTGATATGGTATTACGTATCGAAGATACCGATTCGCACCGTTTTGTTCCGGGAGCTGAAGCTTATATAATTGAGGCGCTCGAATGGTTGGGCATACATTTCGATGAAGGAGTAAGTTACGGAGGCAAGTATGCTCCGTATCGACAGTCGGAAAGAAAGGATCTTTATCGTAAATATGTCGATCGGTTGCTTGAAGCAGGAAAGGCGTATATTGCATTCGATACCCCGGAAGAACTGGAAGCCAAGCGAAAGGAAATTCCTAATTTTCAATACGACGCTTCAACTCGTTTGCAAATGCGTAATTCTCTTACGTTGGGTGATGAAGAAACAAAACGGCTTATCGGAGAAGGAGAACAATACGTCGTACGCATAAAGATCGAGCCGGGAGAGGATATCTTGGTAAATGATCTTATACGGGGAGAAGTTGTCATAAACTCGACAATCCTTGACGATAAGGTATTGTATAAGTCTGCAGATAATCTTCCTACATATCATCTGGCTAATATTGTAGATGATCATCTGATGGAGATTACACATGTAATACGGGGAGAAGAATGGTTGCCATCAGCGCCCTTGCATGTTTTATTGTATCGAAGTCTCGGATGGGAAGATACGATGCCGAGATTTGCTCATTTGCCCCTGTTGTTGAAACCCGATGGTAACGGGAAGTTAAGTAAGCGGGATGGCGATCGTTTAGGCTTCCCGGTATTTCCGTTGGAATGGAAAGATCCTAAAACCGGAGATATTTCTTCGGGGTATAGAGAATCGGGATACTTGCCGGAAGCTGTCGTGAATTTTTTGGCTTTATTGGGTTGGAATCCGGGAAACGATCAGGAAATCATGTCGATGGATGAATTAGTTAAATTGTTTTCTTTGGATCGTTGTAGTCGTAGCGGTGCTAAATTTGATTATGAAAAAGGAAAATGGTTCAATCATAAATATATACAACTTAAAAGTAATGAAGAACTGGCCGACCTTTTTATTCCTGAGCTGAAAGCTAAAGGAATAGATACAGATCGTGAGAAGGTCGTAAAAGTAGTGGCCGTGATGAAATCACGTATAAATTTTGTAAAGGAATTATGGGATCAATCCTACTTCTTTTTTGTTGCCCCTACAAGTTATGATGAAAAGACAGTAAAAAAGCGTTGGAAAGAAGATAGTGCTCTTTTACTGACCGAACTTACCGGTATATTGAATGAAATTGAAGATTTCGAAAATGCAGAAACTGCCGAAATAATCGTAAAAGAATGGATTGAAAATAAAGGATATCATTTGGGCAATATAATGAATGCTTTCCGCCTTGCATTGGTCGGTGAATCAAAAGGACCTCAAATGTTTGATATTACGTCGATACTGGGTAAGGAAGAAACGCTGAAAAGGCTTTCAAAAGCAATAGAAACGTTAGGATGA
- the mnmA gene encoding tRNA 2-thiouridine(34) synthase MnmA, translating to MDSSNTPCERKVLVGMSGGIDSSAVCMLLQEKGYHVIGMTLRMHDLPGHFSTPGQTDPNHVLEARALARKLGIPHYTYDVREDFRSTVIQNFMDEYLQGRTPNPCVMCNLHFKWRYLMQAADEYGCDKIATGHYARIEKGANGYLLKCGLDVLKDQSYFLWRLGQKELGRTLFPLGGITKEQIKEYVLKRGFKEKVEKKESMEICFIEKDYRDFLLQEIPDLSTRLNGGYFVDEVGRKIGQHKGFPFYTVGQRKGLEIALGYPAYVIKINAHKNTIRLGKKEELDVSRMLVDDVILNAGIQEGERVDVRIRYRSAPIPASLFKVDGDKCVVKFATLASAITPGQSAVFYKGDTVVGGGIITDNRFLKKYRISE from the coding sequence ATGGATAGCAGTAATACTCCATGTGAACGTAAAGTATTAGTCGGGATGAGTGGCGGAATCGATAGTTCTGCTGTTTGTATGCTTTTACAGGAAAAAGGATATCATGTAATCGGGATGACGTTGCGTATGCATGACTTACCGGGCCATTTTTCTACGCCGGGGCAAACCGACCCGAACCATGTTCTCGAAGCTCGAGCCCTTGCCCGAAAGCTGGGAATTCCGCATTATACTTATGATGTACGGGAAGATTTTAGAAGTACTGTTATCCAGAATTTTATGGATGAATATTTACAAGGACGCACCCCTAATCCCTGTGTTATGTGCAATCTGCATTTTAAGTGGCGTTATCTAATGCAGGCTGCTGACGAATATGGTTGTGATAAAATCGCTACGGGGCATTATGCACGCATTGAAAAGGGCGCAAATGGTTATCTGCTCAAATGCGGGTTAGATGTTCTCAAAGATCAGTCGTATTTTCTTTGGCGTTTGGGGCAAAAAGAGCTGGGTCGTACTTTATTTCCTTTAGGAGGTATTACCAAAGAGCAGATAAAAGAATATGTGCTGAAACGGGGATTTAAAGAAAAGGTAGAGAAGAAAGAAAGTATGGAAATTTGTTTTATCGAAAAAGATTATCGGGATTTTCTTTTGCAAGAAATTCCCGATTTATCCACTCGATTAAACGGTGGTTATTTTGTGGATGAAGTCGGACGAAAGATCGGACAGCATAAGGGATTCCCTTTTTATACGGTCGGACAGCGTAAAGGACTTGAGATTGCACTAGGATATCCGGCTTATGTTATCAAAATTAATGCCCATAAAAATACGATACGGTTGGGTAAAAAAGAAGAACTCGATGTTTCTCGTATGCTTGTAGACGATGTTATTTTAAATGCCGGTATCCAAGAGGGAGAAAGGGTAGATGTTCGTATTCGATATCGTAGTGCGCCGATTCCGGCATCTTTATTTAAAGTAGATGGAGATAAATGTGTTGTGAAGTTTGCAACTCTGGCTTCTGCTATCACCCCGGGGCAGTCGGCTGTTTTTTATAAAGGTGATACGGTTGTCGGTGGCGGAATTATTACAGATAACCGTTTTCTTAAGAAATACCGGATATCTGAATAG
- the xseA gene encoding exodeoxyribonuclease VII large subunit → MERNELSLFELNILLKRAVNDSFPERYWIRAEISELHENKMSGHCYLEFIEKSPGTGQLIAKARGMIWASTYSLLKSFFEQECGMQFVPGIKVLVEVSLDIHELYGYSLTVHDIDPSYTLGDMARHRAEILQKLTDEGVIDMNKDLEWPVLPQRIAVISSGTAAGYGDFMHQLQYNSYKYCFYPVLFQATMQGEQAQNSVISALERIYTRIDDFDGVAILRGGGATSELSCFDSYLLALHVAQFPLPVITGIGHDRDTTVLDSVANVSVKTPTAAAEWLISKAEDADRKRIRLQEILVQDIRSKIISEKQKLERMSRFVPVSVQQRLIQEKVRCQRLQTDTVRFSEVLLSGTKVRLQHMSHIFLQAVKDRIGDENSRLFLFRERLRSEIPFFLDKEKKRLEMISGTIEYSSPLRLLEKGYTLTLKEGKIVRRVSDLTVGDSIITLFPDGEIQSDISDIKQSKIK, encoded by the coding sequence ATGGAACGGAACGAATTATCTTTATTTGAGTTAAATATACTTTTGAAAAGAGCGGTTAACGATTCTTTTCCCGAAAGATATTGGATAAGAGCTGAAATAAGTGAGCTGCATGAAAATAAGATGTCGGGACATTGCTATCTCGAATTTATTGAAAAATCTCCTGGAACAGGGCAGCTAATTGCTAAAGCCAGAGGGATGATTTGGGCTTCTACTTATTCGTTATTGAAGTCCTTTTTCGAGCAAGAGTGTGGTATGCAGTTTGTTCCGGGAATAAAGGTATTGGTAGAAGTCAGTCTCGATATACATGAACTTTACGGATACAGTTTGACTGTACATGATATAGATCCTTCTTATACTTTAGGAGATATGGCCCGGCACAGGGCCGAAATATTGCAAAAGCTTACCGACGAAGGGGTCATCGACATGAATAAAGACCTCGAATGGCCGGTATTGCCGCAGCGGATAGCGGTTATCAGTTCGGGTACGGCTGCCGGTTATGGCGATTTTATGCATCAGTTACAGTATAACTCTTATAAATATTGTTTTTATCCGGTATTGTTTCAAGCCACTATGCAGGGAGAACAAGCTCAGAATTCTGTAATTTCAGCTCTTGAGCGGATTTATACCCGGATTGATGATTTCGATGGGGTTGCAATTTTAAGAGGAGGAGGGGCTACTTCAGAGCTAAGTTGTTTCGATAGTTATTTGCTTGCGTTGCATGTAGCACAGTTTCCGTTGCCGGTAATTACCGGTATCGGTCATGACAGGGATACGACCGTACTCGATTCAGTTGCTAATGTTAGTGTAAAAACACCTACGGCAGCAGCTGAGTGGCTGATTTCGAAAGCTGAGGATGCCGATCGGAAAAGAATACGGTTACAAGAAATTTTGGTTCAAGACATAAGGAGTAAGATTATATCAGAAAAACAAAAGCTCGAGAGAATGAGTCGCTTTGTTCCGGTGTCTGTACAGCAACGCTTGATACAGGAAAAGGTACGCTGCCAGCGTTTGCAAACTGATACCGTACGCTTTTCGGAAGTTTTGTTGTCGGGAACCAAAGTGCGGTTACAACATATGTCTCATATTTTTCTTCAGGCTGTAAAGGACAGAATAGGTGATGAGAATTCTCGTTTATTTTTGTTTCGTGAGCGGCTGCGGTCAGAGATACCCTTTTTTCTCGATAAAGAAAAAAAACGGCTTGAAATGATATCAGGGACGATCGAATATTCATCTCCTTTGAGATTACTTGAAAAAGGTTATACACTGACTTTAAAAGAGGGGAAGATTGTACGGCGGGTTTCGGATCTTACTGTTGGAGATTCGATTATTACGCTTTTTCCTGACGGTGAAATACAGTCGGATATATCTGATATAAAACAAAGTAAAATAAAATAA
- a CDS encoding 3-deoxy-D-manno-octulosonic acid transferase: MKALYNFGIFIYKTLVTVVSVKNKKARKLCAGHKRIFSYLEANAVPEGGYIWIHASSLGEFEQGRPIIEALKNNFPERKILVTFFSPSGYEVRKDYAEADLICYLPFDLPGNVRRFLDIVKPSQAIFIKYEFWANYLNELKKREIPTYIVSAIFRPSQIFFRPYGGYFRKVLRNFTRLYVQDEPSRELLSQIGVDRVTVVGDTRFDRVADIRSRSKSLPLVEMFSEGKTTLIAGSSWPKDEDIFIPYLNAHSELKLVIAPHEIHPGHLDYIKEKLKRRYVLYSEADENSVREADCLIIDCFGLLSSIYKYGDVAYVGGGFGAGIHNVPEAAVYGIPVIFGPNYKKFKEAKELLACGGSFTIKSNEEFDCIMDRFLTDTSVMSKAGEIAGSYIYGNIGASARIIKDLYGIDMKNGEDR, translated from the coding sequence ATGAAAGCTTTATATAATTTCGGTATATTTATTTATAAGACCTTGGTAACGGTGGTTTCCGTAAAAAATAAAAAAGCGCGGAAGTTGTGTGCCGGGCACAAGCGAATATTTTCTTATTTGGAGGCAAATGCAGTTCCTGAAGGAGGATATATATGGATACATGCATCATCGTTGGGAGAGTTCGAGCAAGGTCGCCCTATTATCGAGGCTCTCAAGAACAATTTCCCGGAACGAAAAATTTTAGTGACTTTTTTTTCTCCTTCAGGCTATGAAGTTAGAAAAGACTATGCTGAAGCCGATCTTATTTGTTATTTGCCATTCGATCTTCCAGGAAATGTTCGTCGTTTTCTTGATATTGTGAAGCCCTCTCAAGCTATATTTATTAAATATGAGTTTTGGGCAAACTATTTGAATGAGCTCAAAAAACGTGAAATACCTACATATATAGTATCGGCTATATTCCGTCCTTCTCAGATATTTTTTCGTCCTTATGGAGGATATTTTAGAAAAGTTCTCCGAAATTTTACCCGCTTATATGTGCAGGATGAACCCTCTCGAGAATTACTTTCACAAATCGGGGTAGATCGTGTAACGGTAGTAGGTGATACTCGGTTCGATCGTGTGGCAGATATTCGCAGTCGTTCTAAGTCATTACCATTGGTAGAGATGTTTTCTGAAGGAAAGACTACCCTTATTGCCGGAAGTTCGTGGCCAAAAGATGAAGATATTTTTATACCTTATCTGAATGCTCATTCCGAATTGAAGTTAGTAATTGCACCGCATGAGATACATCCGGGACATCTCGATTACATAAAAGAAAAGCTGAAGCGCAGGTATGTATTGTATTCTGAGGCAGATGAAAATTCGGTCAGGGAAGCCGATTGTTTGATTATCGATTGTTTCGGCTTACTGTCTTCGATATATAAGTATGGGGATGTCGCTTATGTGGGAGGCGGATTCGGCGCCGGTATACATAATGTTCCCGAGGCGGCTGTATATGGGATACCTGTTATTTTCGGGCCCAATTATAAGAAGTTTAAAGAAGCAAAAGAATTGCTTGCCTGTGGCGGTTCCTTTACTATTAAAAGTAATGAAGAGTTCGATTGTATTATGGATCGTTTTCTTACCGATACATCTGTTATGTCGAAGGCAGGAGAAATCGCGGGATCTTATATATACGGTAATATTGGAGCTTCGGCCCGTATTATAAAAGATTTATATGGGATTGATATGAAAAACGGGGAAGACCGTTAA
- the recF gene encoding DNA replication/repair protein RecF (All proteins in this family for which functions are known are DNA-binding proteins that assist the filamentation of RecA onto DNA for the initiation of recombination or recombinational repair.), translated as MILNRLSIVNFKNIAQAELHLSAGINCFLGNNGMGKTNLLDAVYYLSFCKSNTNVIDSQNIRHNEDFFMLQGNYDRDNVPEEIYCGQKRKQKKQFKRNKKEYERLSDHIGFIPLVMVSPADSELIRGGSEERRKFLDLVISQFNKEYLNLLIRYNKALAQRNALLKQEITENSLYEIWEEQMMQYGSSIYRCRKAFLEQFIPVFQEFYSYISSDNESVELRYNSDIERGNLMDQLSSVRNRDLILGYSTRGVHRDDLEMSLGEYPMKRIGSQGQNKTFLVALKLAQFDFLSRNGTTTPILLLDDIFDKLDSKRVERIIQLVSGERFGQIFITDTNRKYLDEIIRHTGNDYHLFSVCEGEITKLEEV; from the coding sequence ATGATCCTGAATCGCCTATCTATTGTTAACTTCAAAAACATCGCTCAGGCAGAACTACATCTGTCTGCAGGCATCAATTGTTTTTTGGGCAATAATGGTATGGGAAAGACAAACCTGCTTGACGCAGTTTATTATCTTTCGTTTTGCAAAAGCAATACCAATGTCATCGATTCACAAAATATCCGTCATAATGAGGATTTTTTCATGCTGCAAGGTAATTATGACAGAGACAATGTTCCGGAAGAAATCTATTGCGGGCAAAAAAGAAAACAGAAAAAACAATTTAAACGAAATAAAAAAGAATACGAAAGACTATCCGACCATATAGGATTCATTCCGTTGGTTATGGTTTCTCCGGCCGATTCGGAACTAATCAGGGGAGGGAGTGAAGAAAGACGTAAATTTCTCGATCTCGTTATATCTCAGTTCAATAAAGAATATCTCAACCTACTTATCCGTTACAATAAAGCTTTAGCTCAACGCAATGCATTACTGAAACAAGAAATTACCGAAAACTCTTTATATGAAATCTGGGAAGAGCAAATGATGCAATACGGAAGTTCCATTTACCGATGCAGAAAGGCTTTTCTGGAACAATTTATTCCTGTCTTTCAGGAATTTTATTCCTACATATCTTCAGATAATGAATCGGTTGAACTACGGTATAATTCAGATATAGAACGAGGCAACCTCATGGATCAACTTTCCTCGGTGCGAAATAGAGATCTCATTTTAGGTTATTCGACAAGGGGAGTACACCGAGACGACCTTGAAATGAGTCTCGGTGAATACCCAATGAAACGAATCGGTTCACAAGGGCAAAATAAAACCTTTTTGGTCGCACTCAAACTGGCTCAATTCGATTTTTTAAGTAGAAATGGAACAACTACTCCCATCCTTTTACTGGACGATATTTTCGATAAACTCGATTCAAAGAGAGTCGAACGCATTATTCAACTGGTTTCGGGAGAACGTTTCGGACAAATTTTTATCACTGACACCAACCGAAAATATCTCGACGAAATTATTCGCCATACGGGAAATGATTATCACCTTTTCTCGGTCTGTGAAGGAGAAATTACCAAATTAGAGGAGGTCTGA